A region from the Aegilops tauschii subsp. strangulata cultivar AL8/78 chromosome 5, Aet v6.0, whole genome shotgun sequence genome encodes:
- the LOC109776543 gene encoding translocase of chloroplast 101, chloroplastic, which produces MALLIRAPLTSFDDSGDDDEGYASSLSSGAASPSRSPSTSPPEAPRPRPRPVLGAPRVAAQLSSSTDDEADLFDDAAGSSGDEVLEEVSNGFFRIARVPPPPPSPSSDEAAAPSPPASAAGGGSSASSGESEYFGAAEGAEEEEAAADVFVDAGAGSGLEEDGGVFAASAAAAAEGSLDGSFVSSMSVLDDGAAFSDLVNLSDMSLMNGGKQGAEDSGAEAVNGVEPEPSIGDAGGTRIVDASEGNAGGSQQEQVVVELPPAVNSSQQEEDAGLDLLNDDSDAKDTTPKHEVAELPHVVSSTEAEATGPEIHNADSDAEHTTPKHEVVTHSDDASPQHVATRDATVEPVEVHTNVDSSQFTVDAGHHKVDGETDGDHEPSGEPASVPIIGTNNALESPGKEMEDNVPASSLDDSDEDQLDDDYQAEELSGKETELFDYAALAELLRAANRSPTQGKAKVFPVETSDSIQPSHTVVGVPRTSVASTHVLDAVADPENTMTDEEKKLYIKVDMARIKYLRLVYRLGYDTEHQVPVQVLYRLSLVEGFRRIRMADHSSELENAWSRALQLETEGTDDLEFSCNVLVLGKTGVGKSATINSIFGEDKSKTNAFLPATCSVKEITGVVGGVKFRVIDTPGLGTTVRDGKSNRKMLKSVKKYIKKCPPDIVLYVDRIDTQRQGADDLSLLQCITSVLGLSIWSKAIITLTHSAADPLPEGPSGSPINYEMIVTHRTHALQQSIRQTTNDPRIENPVALVENHHLCRRNMEGEKVLPNGLTWKRLLLLLCYSLKMVAEIDTLSTRRAASPRLFDLRLQMPPLPYFLSSLLQSREHPRRANEQKVESVGSDVDPDELLDDDQEDEEYDQLPPFKPLSKSQVAKLSKEQQKLYFDEYDYRTKLLQKKQLKEQRRRLKEMKESEGNNHDVLVENDHPDDEYDNDRSLMPDWALPSSFDSDDPVYRYRCLEPATNLLARAVTNPQGWDHDCGFDGVSLQYSHEVAKAFPASMWVQVNKDKREFTIHSESSISAKHSEYASTLAGFDIQSMMDQLAYTLRGETKFRNTKNNATTGGLSMTLAGNTMITGAKLEDKLSVGNWLTLVANAGAVSVKGDTAHGVNVVLNLLQKDYPIMGLGLATLGASLVRWHKEWTTAANLDTQFSVGRTSNMAVHVDVNNKLTGRVSIKANSSEHLTIALLGVYSMAMYVWKRMHPRADPNNE; this is translated from the coding sequence ATGGCGCTCCTCATCCGCGCGCCGCTCACCTCCTTCGACGACTCCGGCGACGACGACGAAGGGTACGCATCCTCGCTCTCCTCCGGCGCCGCGTCGCCGTCCCGCTCTCCATCGACCTCGCCCCCCGAggccccgcgcccgcgcccgcgccccgTCCTCGGCGCGCCGCGGGTGGCGGCGCAGCTCTCGTCGTCCACGGACGACGAGGCCGACCTGTTCGACGACGCCGCCGGCTCGTCCGGGGACGAGGTGCTCGAGGAGGTCTCCAACGGCTTCTTCCGCATCGCCCGggtgcccccgccgccgccctcccccTCCTCGGACGAGGCCGCGGCCCCCTCGCCCCCCGCTTCCGCGGCCGGGGGCGGCTCGTCCGCGTCCTCCGGGGAGAGCGAGTACTTCGGCGCGGCGGAgggggccgaggaggaggaggccgccgccgaCGTGTTCGTCGACGCCGGAGCGGGGAGCGGGCTGGAGGAGGATGGCGGCGTCTTTGCGGCCTCCGCGGCCGCGGCCGCCGAGGGCTCGCTGGATGGGAGCTTCGTCAGCTCCATGAGCGTGCTGGATGACGGCGCGGCGTTCAGTGAtttggtaaatctctcggatatgTCCTTGATGAATGGTGGTAAACAGGGAGCTGAGGATTCTGGTGCTGAGGCTGTCAACGGTGTGGAGCCTGAGCCTTCCATTGGTGACGCTGGTGGCACCCGCATTGTGGATGCTTCAGAGGGGAATGCTGGGGGGTCTCAGCAGGAGCAAGTTGTCGTGGAATTGCCTCCTGCGGTGAATTCTTCTCAACAAGAAGAAGATGCTGGTCTTGACCTTCTCAATGATGACTCTGATGCAAAAGATACCACACCCAAGCATGAGGTTGCTGAATTGCCTCATGTGGTCAGTTCTACAGAAGCAGAAGCTACTGGTCCTGAAATTCACAATGCTGATTCTGATGCAGAACATACCACGCCCAAGCATGAGGTTGTCACACATTCTGATGATGCCAGCCCTCAACATGTTGCCACAAGAGATGCCACTGTTGAGCCTGTGGAAGTTCATACCAATGTTGACAGCTCACAGTTTACTGTTGACGCGGGTCATCACAAGGTAGATGGTGAAACTGATGGCGATCATGAACCTTCTGGTGAACCTGCATCTGTACCAATCATTGGGACAAACAATGCTTTAGAATCTCCTGGAAAAGAAATGGAGGACAATGTGCCTGCCTCCAGTTTGGATGATTCAGATGAGGATCAGCTGGATGATGATTATCAAGCGGAGGAGTTGAGCGGAAAGGAGACTGAGCTTTTTGATTATGCAGCTTTAGCTGAGCTTCTCAGGGCGGCAAACAGATCACCTACACAGGGCAAGGCCAAGGTGTTTCCAGTTGAAACCTCTGATTCCATCCAACCATCCCATACCGTGGTCGGTGTCCCTAGGACAAGTGTGGCTTCTACCCATGTGCTGGATGCAGTTGCTGACCCGGAGAACACGATGACTGATGAGGAGAAGAAGTTGTACATAAAGGTGGACATGGCACGAATCAAGTATCTGCGTCTTGTGTATAGATTAGGGTATGACACTGAACATCAGGTACCTGTACAAGTGTTATATCGGCTCAGTCTCGTTGAAGGCTTCAGGCGCATAAGGATGGCAGACCATTCCTCAGAACTTGAGAATGCCTGGAGCAGGGCTTTGCAGCTTGAGACAGAGGGAACAGATGACTTGGAATTCTCCTGCAATGTATTGGTCCTTGGGAAGACAGGGGTGGGAAAGAGTGCAACAATAAACTCCATCTTTGGTGAGGATAAATCCAAAACAAATGCTTTTCTACCAGCAACATGTTCCGTGAAGGAGATTACTGGAGTTGTTGGTGGTGTTAAATTTCGTGTCATTGACACTCCAGGACTTGGGACTACAGTTAGGGATGGAAAATCAAACAGGAAAATGCTCAAGTCTGTTAAGAAGTATATCAAGAAATGCCCCCCTGACATTGTTTTGTATGTTGATCGGATCGATACCCAACGGCAAGGTGCAGACGACCTATCCCTATTGCAATGCATTACCAGTGTCCTAGGCCTGTCAATATGGTCGAAAGCCATTATCACTCTTACTCACTCAGCAGCAGATCCTCTTCCTGAAGGACCTAGTGGCTCCCCAATTAACTATGAGATGATTGTGACCCATCGGACTCATGCGCTTCAGCAAAGCATCAGACAGACCACTAATGATCCTCGGATTGAGAATCCAGTCGCTCTTGTGGAAAATCACCACCTTTGTCGGAGGAACATGGAGGGTGAAAAGGTGCTTCCAAATGGCCTTACCTGGAAGCGTCTGCTCCTCCTCCTGTGCTACTCACTGAAGATGGTTGCTGAGATTGATACTCTTTCAACCCGCCGTGCTGCTTCTCCAAGACTCTTTGATCTCCGTCTCCAGATGCCTCCACTTCCTTACTTCTTATCATCTTTGTTGCAATCTAGAGAGCACCCCAGGCGTGCAAATGAACAGAAGGTTGAGAGTGTGGGCTCAGATGTTGATCCTGATGAATTGTTGGATGACGATCAAGAGGATGAAGAGTATGACCAACTTCCTCCCTTTAAGCCATTAAGTAAATCACAGGTTGCAAAACTCTCCAAAGAGCAGCAGAAACTGTATTTCGACGAGTATGACTACCGAACCAAGCTTCTTCAGAAGAAGCAGTTGAAGGAACAGCGCAGAAGATTGAAGGAAATGAAGGAGAGTGAGGGCAATAATCATGATGTACTTGTGGAGAATGATCATCCTGATGACGAGTATGACAATGATAGATCTCTTATGCCAGACTGGGCCTTGCCATCTTCATTTGATTCCGATGATCCAGTATACCGCTATCGGTGTCTTGAGCCTGCAACGAACCTTCTGGCACGTGCTGTTACCAACCCTCAAGGATGGGATCATGACTGTGGGTTTGACGGTGTGAGCCTCCAATACAGCCATGAAGTTGCCAAAGCATTTCCAGCTTCTATGTGGGTCCAAGTTAACAAGGACAAGAGGGAATTCACCATTCATTCGGAGTCCTCGATATCAGCTAAGCATAGTGAGTATGCTTCAACCCTTGCAGGCTTCGACATACAATCCATGATGGACCAGCTTGCTTACACACTCAGGGGGGAAACCAAGTTCAGGAACACCAAGAACAATGCCACTACTGGAGGTCTGTCCATGACTTTAGCAGGAAACACCATGATAACTGGAGCAAAGCTTGAAGACAAACTTTCAGTTGGTAATTGGTTAACACTGGTAGCAAACGCTGGTGCTGTGTCCGTGAAAGGTGATACTGCGCATGGAGTGAATGTGGTGCTGAACCTGCTTCAAAAAGACTATCCCATTATGGGCCTAGGCCTTGCAACTTTGGGTGCATCACTGGTAAGGTGGCATAAAgaatggactacggctgcaaacTTGGATACCCAGTTCTCCGTGGGAAGGACTTCAAACATGGCAGTTCACGTTGATGTGAACAACAAGCTAACTGGACGAGTGAGCATCAAGGCCAACAGTTCAGAGCATCTGACGATTGCTCTGTTAGGTGTCTATTCGATGGCAATGTATGTGTGGAAAAGGATGCATCCTCGTGCAGATCCGAATAATGAGTAG